One Leopardus geoffroyi isolate Oge1 chromosome C1, O.geoffroyi_Oge1_pat1.0, whole genome shotgun sequence DNA segment encodes these proteins:
- the RPL11 gene encoding 60S ribosomal protein L11, which yields MAQDQGEKENPMRELRIRKLCLNICVGESGDRLTRAAKVLEQLTGQTPVFSKARYTVRSFGIRRNEKIAVHCTVRGAKAEEILEKGLKVREYELRKNNFSDTGNFGFGIQEHIDLGIKYDPSIGIYGLDFYVVLGRPGFSIADKKRRTGCIGAKHRISKEEAMRWFQQKYDGIILPGK from the exons ATGGCG CAGGATCAAGGTGAAAAGGAGAACCCCATGCGGGAACTTCGCATCCGCAAGCTCTGCCTCAACATCTGTGTGGGGGAGAGTGGAGACAGACTGACCAGGGCAGCCAAGGTGCTGGAGCAGCTCACAGGCCAGACCCCTGTGTTCTCCAAAG CTAGATACACTGTTAGATCCTTTGGTatcaggagaaatgaaaagattgCTGTCCACTGCACGGTCCGTGGGGCCAAGGCAGAAGAAATCCTGGAGAAAGGTCTAAAG GTGCGAGAGTAtgagttaagaaaaaataacttctcCGATACTGGAAACTTTGGTTTTGGGATCCAGGAGCACATCGATCTGGGGATCAAATATGACCCAAGCATTGGTATCTATGGCCTGGACTTCTATGTG GTGCTGGGTAGGCCAGGTTTCAGCATCGCAGACAAGAAGCGCAGGACAGGCTGCATTGGGGCCAAACACAGAATCAGCAAAGAGGAGGCCATGCGCTGGTTCCAACAGAAG tATGATGGGATCATCCTTCCTGGCAAATAA
- the LOC123599818 gene encoding elongation factor 1-alpha, somatic form-like, producing MGKEKTHINIVVIGHVDSGKSTTTGHLIYKCGGIDKRTIDRFEKEAAEVGKGSFKYAWVLDKLKAERERGITIDISLWKFETKKYYITIIDAPGHRDFIKNMITGTSQADCAVLIVASGVGEFESGISKNGQTREHVLLAYTLGVKQLIVAVNKMDITEPPYSSARFEEISKEVKAYIKKIGYNSEAVAFVPISGWHGDNMIEPSNKMSWFRGWKITRKEGNMVGMTLLEALDSIMPPARPVNKPLRLPLQDVYKIGGIGTVPVGRVETGFLRPGMVVTFAPCNITTEVKSVEMHHEALAEALPGDNVGFNVKNVSVKDIKRGYVAGDSKNDPPSEVGSFVSQVIILNHPGSIAAGYSPVLDCHTAHIACKFAELREKIDRRSGKKLEDNPKALKSGDSAIVQMIPRKPMCVESFSEYPPLGKS from the exons ATGGGCAAAGAGAAGACCCACATCAACATTGTGGTCATCGGCCACGTGGATTCGGGCAAGTCCACCACAACGGGGCATCTCATCTACAAATGTGGGGGCATCGACAAGAGGACCATCGACAGGTTTGAGAAGGAGGCCGCGGAG GTGGGCAAAGGTTCCTTCAAGTACGCCTGGGTACTGGACAAGCTGAAGGCAGAGCGGGAACGTGGCATCACCATTGACATCTCCCTGTGGAAATTTGAGACCAAAAAATACTACATCACCATCATCGATGCCCCAGGCCACCGTGACTTCATCAAGAACATGATCACAGGCACCTCACAG GCAGACTGCGCTGTGCTGATTGTGGCAAGTGGTGTAGGTGAGTTTGAGTCTGGCATCTCTAAGAATGGGCAGACCCGTGAGCATGTACTGCTGGCCTATACACTGGGTGTGAAGCAGCTCATCGTGGCAGTCAATAAGATGGACATCACGGAGCCTCCTTACAGTAGTGCACGCTTTGAGGAGATCAGCAAGGAGGTGAAGGCCTATATCAAGAAGATCGGTTACAACTCTGAGGCTGTTGCCTTTGTGCCCATCTCCGGCTGGCATGGAGACAACATGATAGAACCCAGCAACAAG ATGTCCTGGTTCAGAGGCTGGAAGAtcaccaggaaggaaggaaacatggTGGGCATGACCCTGCTAGAAGCGCTAGACTCCATCATGCCCCCTGCCCGCCCTGTGAACAAGCCCCTGCGGCTGCCTCTGCAGGACGTATATAAGATTGGGG GCATTGGCACTGTGCCCGTGGGCCGGGTAGAAACAGGCTTCCTCAGGCCCGGCATGGTGGTGACCTTTGCCCCTTGCAATATCACCACGGAGGTCAAGTCTGTAGAGATGCACCACGAGGCCCTGGCTGAGGCCCTGCCCGGCGACAATGTGGGCTTCAATGTGAAGAACGTGTCGGTGAAGGACATCAAGCGGGGCTATGTGGCAGGAGACAGCAAGAATGACCCGCCCTCAGAGGTGGGGAGCTTCGTCTCCCAG GTGATCATTCTCAACCACCCTGGCAGTATTGCAGCTGGCTACTCACCAGTTCTGGACTGCCACACGGCCCACATCGCCTGTAAGTTTGCAGAGCTCAGGGAGAAGATCGACCGGCGCTCAGGCAAGAAGCTGGAAGATAATCCCAAAGCCCTAAAGTCTGGGGACTCGGCCATTGTTCAGATGATCCCACGAAAGCCCATGTGTGTAGAAAGCTTCTCAGAGTACCCACCCCTTGGTAAGTCCTGA